One genomic segment of Helianthus annuus cultivar XRQ/B chromosome 14, HanXRQr2.0-SUNRISE, whole genome shotgun sequence includes these proteins:
- the LOC118486426 gene encoding uncharacterized protein LOC118486426 produces the protein MNRDQNPTIPAQPATPNRERALVSTASIADAAASGSPQPQGLAQALVVQPNVNFDWSSEIERLNISAPDNQAATSNIAFMTSNEHDPEPQEETAADDFAFMTQILSAPVKGLTKEEMIAQK, from the exons ATGAACAGAGATCAGAATCCTACTATTCCTGCACAACCAGCTACTCCTAATCGAGAAAGGGCTCTTGTGTCTACTGCAAGTATAGCAGATGCAGCTGCCTCTGGAAGTCCACAGCCGCAGGGATTAGCACAAGCGCTGGTGGTGCAGCCAAATGTCAACTTTGACTGGTCCTCTGAGATTGAGCGTCTGAACATATCAGCTCCAGATAATCAAGCTGCAACTTCTAACATTGCTTTCATGACCTCAAACGAGCATGACCCTGAGCCACAGGAAGAGACTGCTGCTGACGATTTCGCTTTCATGACTCAAATCCTGTCAGCACCTGTcaaaggtctcaccaaagaagag atgatagctcAGAAGTAA